The DNA region AGTAGTCGTAGGCGATGCCGGAGATCAGCCGGTCGTAGGCGATGACCGGAACGTCGGCCTTCTTGGCCCGGTTGACCAGCGGCGCGACCGCGCCGGCGTCGACCGCGTCCAGGACCAGCGCGTTCGCACCCTGGGTGAGCGCGGCCTCGACCTGCTGCTGTTGCTTGGCCGCGTCCTGGTCGGCGTTGAAGTAGAGCAGCTTGCAGTCCGCGCACAGGGCCTTGACCTTGGCCTCGAACAGCGGCCGGTCGAACGCCTCGTAGCGGGTCGTCTTCGACTCGGGGAGGAAGAGCGCGATCGTCTTTCCGCCACCGGACGAGGACGAGTCGTCTCCCGAACCGCAGGCGCCGAGAACGACCAGGGCGGCGACGGCGACGGCGGCGAGTTTGACGAGTCTCACGGTGCACCTCTCTCCGGATGGGGGTGGGGGCATCGTGGACCCTCCGGCGACTGTTTGACAATGTCCTTTACGAAATTGGTTAAGGACTTTTACAAAGCGGTGTGGCAACCTGTTGACGTGCAAACCGCCAGTACGACGACGGTCCTCCGGGTGATGAACGAGCGGGCCGTCTTCGCCGAGGTCTTCCGGCTCGGGCAGGCGTCGCGTCCGGAGCTGGCCAGCGTCACCGGACTGTCGAAGCCGACCGTGGCCGTCGCACTGGCCAATCTGGAGGACGCGGGGCTGCTGCGTCAGGTCGGGCGCCGGGCCGGGCCGGCCGGGCGCTCGGCGCTGCTCTACGAGGTGCGGCCCGAGGCCGGGCACGTGCTCGCGGTCGACATCGGGCGCGAGTTCGTCCGCACCGCGCTGACCGACCTCGTCGGCGAGGTCGTTGCCCGCCGGGAGGAGCCGTCCCGCGGGTCCCGCGACGAGGACCTCGTCGCGCAGCTCACCCGCCTGGCCGACGACCTGGCCGACGCGGCCGGCATCTCCCGCGGCGACATCACGCTGGCCGTGTTCGGCACCCCGGGCGTGCACGACGAGGCCGACGGCTCGCTGCACCTGGCGCCGAACCTGCCGGGCTGGGAGCGGCGGAACAGCGTCGCACGGCTCGGCGGCATCACCGGGGCGACGTACCTGGTCGAGAACGACGCGTCGCTGGCCGCGATCGGTGAGGCCAGCTACGGCCTGGGCCGGGGCGTACCGCACTTCGTCTACGTGCTGATCGGCACCGGCACCGGGATGGGCGTCGTCATCGACGGCAAGCTCTACCGCGGCTTCCGCGGCGCGGCCGGCGAGATCGGCTACCTGCCGATCGGCGACGGCGACCCGCTGCTGGACGAGCCCGGCACCCATCGGCGGGGGATGTTCGAGTCGGTCGCGTCGGCGCCGGCGGTAGTTTCCAGTGGGCAACGGCTGGGTGTTCTCGACATCGTCACCGCGAAGAACGTCCTCGACGCGGCCCGAGCCGGTGACGAGGCCGCGGTGCGGACGCTGGACCGCGAGGTCGACTACCTGAGCCGCGCGCTGGCCGGCGTGACCGCGGTGCTGGACCCGGAGCTCGTCGTGCTCGGCGGCGGCTTCGGGGCCCACGCCGGCGACCTGCTGACCGGCCCGCTGCTCGAGCGGCTGGGGCGTCTGGTCGCCCTCGACCCGCCCCGAATCGAGGTCTCGACGCTCGGCGCCGAGGCGGTGCTGCTCGGCGCGGTCGCGGTCGGGCTCACCGCCGCGCACGATCTCGTGCTCGACCGCGCCGCCCCGGCGGGTATCGCCGGCCTATCGAAAAGCTGATACGGGCCGGTAACGGCGTGCTCCCTTGGGTGGGGGCATGAACAAGGAAGCCGGTCTGTGGCTGGCGCTCTGCGCGTTCGTGGTGTTCTGCGCCGTGCTCGGCCTGCTGCTCGGGTTCCTGGCCTATGGCCTGGTGGGCCGAGTGTTCACGGGCGCCTAGTGCGTCGAGGTTCGCGGTGTTGGGGGCTGATGGCGGCGGTCCGGTTCGCTGTTCGCCGGGGTGCGGCGGGCGACGATGATCATGGCGTCGTCGTCGGGGACGCCGGTCAGCGCGATCGCCTGGCTGGTGGTCGCGGATGAGGACACCGTGCGCGAGGTATCAAGGACGTGTTCTTCCTCGTCTGCGACGGCTTGAAGGGCCTCCCGGAGGTCGTCACCACTGTCTGGCCGCGGACGATCGTGCAGAACTGCATCATTCACCTGATCCGCAACACGTTCCGGCCCGCTACCGGCGGGCGGTCAAAGCCCGTGGGCACTTCCCGACCGAGCAGGCCGCGTTGAAGTGCCTCGACCTGGTCACCCGATCCCTGGACCCGACCGGGACTGGCAGGGCCAAGTGGGCGATGCGCTGGAACCGGCGTTGAACGCCTTCGCTATCACCTTCGGTGACCGATTCCCGGCCGACGAGACCTACTGATCAACCCGCCGGAAGCACCGTTGTCGAGACAGTCCCTAACGCCGCGAACCTAAAATGGTCAGCGCACTCGCACGGGACGGGTCGGCGGCGTCCCGGCGGCGCTAGCGTGTGTTGGAGTTGGGCTGCGGAGCGGACCGGGGGAACCCAACCGGGCAAGGCGGGGCCCGTCGCATGTCACCGGCGCTCGACAGATCGCATCCTGTTTTCGAGATTGGTCAACTTACCTGACCAAGTAGTCAGGAAAGTTGACCAATCCGCAGAGCAAGATGGTTCCGCGAAGGCCTTCGGATCGTGGAGCGGAGCTGCCGCGCTGACCCCTCGTGCGGGCCGCGGGGCACTCCCGGGGCAACCGACGTACCTGGACGGCACGTGCCGCCGGTCTGCGTGTGACCCGGCCGACCGCTATCCGATCACTGACTCGGGAATCCGCCTAGCGTCCGGGTCCGGCCGGGAGGGTGACGGTCACGGTCGTGCCCCGGCCTAGTTCACTATGGACGCCCAGGGTGCCGCCCATCGCCTCGGTGAGCCCACGGGCCAGCGGCAGCCCGAGTCCCACGCCCTCCTCGGAGTCGGCGCCGAGCCGGTCGAACGGGACGAACAGCCGGTCGAGGTACTCGGCCCCGATGCCCGGCCCGGTGTCGCGGATCGTGATCTCCGCCTGCTCGCCGCTCGCCGTCCAGGCGATGGCGACCGTGCCGTCCGCGCGGTTGTACCGGATCGCGTTGCCGACCAGGTTGAGCAGCACCTGCCGGAGCCGCCGCTGGTCGGCCGCCAGCTCCACCGGCGGACCGGCGGTCAGGCTCAGGCCGACCCGCTCGGCCGTCGCGAGCGGGTCCAGCATCGCCAGCACCTCGGTCACGACCGGCCCGAGCGGCACCGCGGTCACGGTGAGCGGCAGCACGTTCGCCTCGATCCGGGCCACGTCGAGGACGTCGTCGACCATCGCCAGGATGTGCCCGGCGGCCGCGGTGATGTGGCCGAGCGCCGCCGACCGGCGGTCGCGGTCCAGGTCGAGCGTGCCGAGCAGCTCGGTGAAGCCGGTGATCGCCTGCAGCGGAGTGCGCAGCTCGTGGCCGAGCGCCGACACGAAGTCGGTCTTCGCCCGGTTGGCCGCCTCGGCGGCGTGCTGGGCCAGCTCGGCCTCCACCCGCCGCCGGCGTTCCCGCTCGGCCGCGCGCCGGCCGGTGATGTCGAGGACGTTCACCGACAGCGCGTGGTCCTGGATCGGCGAGACCGCGACCGCCAGGTCCAGCCTCCGTCCGTCGGCGGCCTCCGCCGTCGCCTCGTACGCGTCCGGACGCGATCCGGACGCGGTGCGCGTGAAGACGTCGTCGAGGCAGGCACCGATCAGGTCGACGCCGAGCAGCGCGCGCATCGCCCGGTTGACGCGGGTGATGCGACCGTCCAGCGTCGCCAGCGCCATGCCGACCGCGTTGTCCTCGAACGCGCGCCGGAACCGCTCCTCGCTCTCGGTGAGCGCGCCGAGCAGCCCGTCGTGGTCGATCGCGACCGACGCCAGGTGCGTCAGCCGCTCCACCAGCCGGGTCTCCCGGTCCGTCGGCTCGTGCGGACGACGGTGGTAGACCGCGAACGTGCCGGTCACCCCGTCGCGTCCGCTGATCGGCGTCGACCAGCACGACCGCAGGCCGAACCGGTCGGCCAGCGTGCGGTAGCGCTCCCAGCGGGGGTCGAGCCGGACGTCGACCGCGACGACCGGCCGGCCGGTGAAGGCGGCGGCGCCGCACGAGCCGGCGGACTCGCCGATCGGGAGGCCGTCGATCGCCGACGAGTACGCCCGCGGCAGCGACGGAGCGGCCCCGTGACGCAGCGTGCCGCCGTCCAGGAGCAGCACCGAGCAGCTGCAGCCGGGGACCAGCTCCTCGAACGTGGACGCGATCCCGGTGAGGACGCCGGAGAGCGGGACGCCCGCGGCGATCTGCTCCAGGATCTCGGTCTGACGGGCCAGCAGCGCGTGGTCGAAACTCACGGCTCTAGCCGGTAGCCGACACCCCGGACGGTCACCAGGAAACGGTGGCCGAGCTTGTGCCGTAATCGGTGGACGTGCTCGGTGACCGTGGCCTCGCTCTGCCAGCCGGTCGAGCTGGCCCACACCTGCTCGAGCAGTTGCGCCCGGGTGAACACGTGCCGGGGGTGGCCGGCCAGGAACGCCAGCAGGTCGAACTCGCGGGCGGTGAGCGGCACCGGCTCGCCGTCGAGCTCCACCTCCCGGCAGGCCAGGTCGATGCGCAACCCGGAGCGGACCGCGGGCGGCTGGGCGACCCCGTTCGTGCGCCGCAGCACCGAGCGGACCCGGGCCGCGAGTTCGCCCGGGGAGAACGGCTTCACCAGGTAGTCGTCGGCGCCGAGGTCGAGCCCGAGGATCCGGTCGCCCTCGCCGCTGCGTCCGGACAGCACGACGACCGGCGTCGGGTCGCCGCCCTCGCGGAGCCGACGGAGCAGGTCGAGGCCGGCCAGCCCGGGCAGCGACAGATCGAGGACGACGAGGTCGGGCCGCTGGTCGACGATCGTCTGCCAGGCCGTGTTCCCGTCCGCGGCCACGTGGACGTCGTAGCCCTCGGACTCGAGTTGCCAGGAGACGACCGTGCGGACGCGGCTGTCGTCGTCGACCACGAGCATCCTCATGGGCACCCCCTCGCGCCGGCGTCGTTGCCGCGTGGGGTTGACGGTAACCCGGGGAAACTCACGGGAACAGTGCTCTGACCTCCTCGGGTTCCGGTCCGCCGGGCTCGATCAGCACGACCGCGTCGTCGAAGCCGGCCTGCGCGTAGCGACGGAGCGCGTCGCCGGTGGCGTCGAGATCGGTCGTCGGGACCGCGCAGACGACGGCCCGCCGTCCGCCGGCCGCGCGGTAGCGGTCGTGGGCCTCGACGATCTGGACGGGCGTCCGGCGGTAGCCGGACGCGAGCCAGCCGTCGAAGTGCCGGGCCGCCCGCTCGACGTTCCGGCCCCAGGAGCCGAGCAGCAGCGGGGGCCCGAGGCGCAGCCGGTCCACGGTGCGGTGCAGGGTCTCGAACCGGGTCGCGAAGTCCCGGCCGAACAGTGCGTAGTCGGCTGCGGTCGACCCCGGGCTGACGCCCAGCGACAACCGGGCGCCGCAGATCTGGGCCAGCGACCGGATGCGGTAGGCGAGGTCGGCCGGGTGGTGCAGCGGCACCTGCAGGGTCGCGGTGCCCAGTTCGACGCGCTCGGTGGCGGTGGCCGCGACCGCGAGCGTGACGAACGGATCGGGGACGAAGTAGCCCCGCCCGACGATCTGGGGCGTCCAGAGGCTCTCGAATCCGGCGGCCACCAGCCGCTGCGCCCAGGCTGCGGTGGCGGGCTGCGGAGCGTCCGACAAATGGACCAGGGTGGCACCGAGGCGCACCGGTCAGCCCAACCGGTCCGACGCGAAGCGCTCGTACCAGCGCAGGACCTCAGGGTCGTCGACCGACGCGGGGTTCGCGGCCTGGGCGAGGGGAGTGCCGCGGAGGAGCTTCTTGATCGGGACCTCGAGCCGTTTGCCGGTCAGCGTGTGCGGGACGGCCGGGGCCTCGACGATCTCGTCGGGGACGTGCCGGGGGGTGAGTTTCTCGCGCAGCGTGGTGGCGATCTTTCGTTTCAGCGCGTCGTCGAGCCGGTGGCCGTCGGCGGGGACGACGAACAGGCCGAGCCAGTAGCCGTCGTCGGGCTGCTCGACGCCGATGACCAGGGTCTCGGCGATCTCGGGCAGGGTCTCGAGCACGTCGTAGAAGTCGCCCGAGCCGAGCCGGACGCCCTGCCGGTTGAGGGTCGAATCGGAGCGGCCGTGGATCGTGAGGCTGCCGTCCGAGTGGATCGTCACCCAGTCGCCGTGCCGCCAGACGCCGGGCCAGG from Cryptosporangium phraense includes:
- a CDS encoding ROK family transcriptional regulator, whose translation is MQTASTTTVLRVMNERAVFAEVFRLGQASRPELASVTGLSKPTVAVALANLEDAGLLRQVGRRAGPAGRSALLYEVRPEAGHVLAVDIGREFVRTALTDLVGEVVARREEPSRGSRDEDLVAQLTRLADDLADAAGISRGDITLAVFGTPGVHDEADGSLHLAPNLPGWERRNSVARLGGITGATYLVENDASLAAIGEASYGLGRGVPHFVYVLIGTGTGMGVVIDGKLYRGFRGAAGEIGYLPIGDGDPLLDEPGTHRRGMFESVASAPAVVSSGQRLGVLDIVTAKNVLDAARAGDEAAVRTLDREVDYLSRALAGVTAVLDPELVVLGGGFGAHAGDLLTGPLLERLGRLVALDPPRIEVSTLGAEAVLLGAVAVGLTAAHDLVLDRAAPAGIAGLSKS
- a CDS encoding ATP-binding protein; this encodes MSFDHALLARQTEILEQIAAGVPLSGVLTGIASTFEELVPGCSCSVLLLDGGTLRHGAAPSLPRAYSSAIDGLPIGESAGSCGAAAFTGRPVVAVDVRLDPRWERYRTLADRFGLRSCWSTPISGRDGVTGTFAVYHRRPHEPTDRETRLVERLTHLASVAIDHDGLLGALTESEERFRRAFEDNAVGMALATLDGRITRVNRAMRALLGVDLIGACLDDVFTRTASGSRPDAYEATAEAADGRRLDLAVAVSPIQDHALSVNVLDITGRRAAERERRRRVEAELAQHAAEAANRAKTDFVSALGHELRTPLQAITGFTELLGTLDLDRDRRSAALGHITAAAGHILAMVDDVLDVARIEANVLPLTVTAVPLGPVVTEVLAMLDPLATAERVGLSLTAGPPVELAADQRRLRQVLLNLVGNAIRYNRADGTVAIAWTASGEQAEITIRDTGPGIGAEYLDRLFVPFDRLGADSEEGVGLGLPLARGLTEAMGGTLGVHSELGRGTTVTVTLPAGPGR
- a CDS encoding response regulator transcription factor — protein: MRMLVVDDDSRVRTVVSWQLESEGYDVHVAADGNTAWQTIVDQRPDLVVLDLSLPGLAGLDLLRRLREGGDPTPVVVLSGRSGEGDRILGLDLGADDYLVKPFSPGELAARVRSVLRRTNGVAQPPAVRSGLRIDLACREVELDGEPVPLTAREFDLLAFLAGHPRHVFTRAQLLEQVWASSTGWQSEATVTEHVHRLRHKLGHRFLVTVRGVGYRLEP
- a CDS encoding LLM class flavin-dependent oxidoreductase — protein: MSDAPQPATAAWAQRLVAAGFESLWTPQIVGRGYFVPDPFVTLAVAATATERVELGTATLQVPLHHPADLAYRIRSLAQICGARLSLGVSPGSTAADYALFGRDFATRFETLHRTVDRLRLGPPLLLGSWGRNVERAARHFDGWLASGYRRTPVQIVEAHDRYRAAGGRRAVVCAVPTTDLDATGDALRRYAQAGFDDAVVLIEPGGPEPEEVRALFP